From Pseudomonas fluorescens:
TGGCAGCAGTTGGGCAACTCCGGCGGTTTCGCCTTCCATATCGCCGGGCAGTTCCCGGGTTTGAACCTGGCCTTCTGGGCGATCCGAGGATAATTCGCGATGCATCCCAATGATGATGACCGCACCCAGTTCATGCCGCGCCCGGGTGGCCGTGCGCCGGAACCTGTGCGTGCAGAGCCGGCGCCGCTGTCGATGCCGGCGGCACCGATCCTGACCGGCAAAAGCCAGGGGCTTAACCCGCTGGAAAGCGCCGCCGGCCCGCTATTGGCGTTGCTGACACGCCTGCGCAACACCATTGCCCACCCCGCACCGGCCAGCTTGCGTGCGCAACTGCTGGCCTACCTGCGCCAGTTCGAAGAACGTGCGGAAGCGGCCGGTGTGGCACGCAATGAAGTGCTGCTGGCGCGGTATGCGCTCTGCACCGCCCTCGATGAAGCGGTGTTGAGCACGCCGTGGGGCAGCACCAGCGACTGGGGCAAGCAGAGCCTGTTGATCACCGTGCATAACGAAGCCTGGGGCGGCGAAAAAGTCTTCCAGTTGCTCGACCACTGCCTGCAAAGCCCGCGCGAGCGCCTGTACCTGCTGGAATTGTTGTACCTGTGCATGTGCCTCGGGTTCGAGGGCCGCTACCGCGTGATCAACGACGGTCGCAGCCAGCTGGAAGCCCTGCGTGAGCGCACCGCTGCGGCGATTCGCAGTGCCCGTGGCGACCACGAACGCGAGTTATCGCCGCACTGGCGCGGCGTCAGCGTCGCGCGGGATCGCCTGGCGCAGTTCATGCCGCCATGGATCGCGGTGGCTATCGGCCTGGCGCTGCTGCTGGCGTTGCTGTTCGGCTTGCGCATGAAGCTGGCATCGGACGCCGAGCCGGTGTTCAAGAACATTCATGCCTTGGGCGAGATCCCGGTGCAGGCCATCGACCGTCCGGTGGCGCAGCCCAAAGTCATCGAGCGGCCACGCCTGGCCGGCTTCCTGGCGGAGGACATCAAGGCGGGTCGTGTGGCAGTAGAAGATCAGGTCGACCGTTCAGTCGTGACCATTCGTGGCGACGAACTCTTTGCGTCTGCCAGCTCCAGCATCGTCGATGACTACCAGCCGCTGATGCTGCGCATCGCCGATGCCATTCGCAAGGTCAAGGGCCAGGTGCGTGTCACCGGGCACAGCGACAACCGCCCGATTGCCACGCTGCGCTTCCCGTCCAACTGGGCGCTGTCCGAAGCGCGGGCCAAGTCGGTGCTGGACATCCTGGCAGCCAAGACCGGCCAAGGCGACCGCTTCAGCGCCGAAGGCCGCAGCGACACCGAGCCGGTGGCCACCAACGCCACCGCCGAAGGCCGTGCCCGCAATCGCCGGGTTGAAATCACCGTATTGGCGGAGGGCGTCGAGTGAAGGCGTTTTTCAGTTTCATGATTCGCTGGGTGATCCCCGTACTGGGCCTGATCGCCCTGAGCCTGATCATCTGGTTTGTGGGGCCGTTGCTCGATGGGCTGGTTCCGGAAGGGCGGCGCTGGGCGCTGATCGTGCTGATCTTTGCGGTGTGGATTGCCTATCGGGTGTTCCGCATCATCCAGGCGCGCCGTCAGGCGGCCGAAGTGATGCGCAGCCTGGCGGCGGAAACCCCGGCCGACCCCAACAGCGTGGCCACCGCCGAAGAATTGTCGAGCTTGCGCCAGCGCATGGACGAAGCCTTGGCCCTGTTGAAAAAGGCCAAGCTTGGTGGTGACGAACGCCGCAATCTCTATGAGCTGCCGTGGTACGTGATCATCGGCCCGCCAGGCTCGGGCAAGACCACTGCGCTGGTCAATTCCGGGCTGCATTTCCCGCTGGCCGCGCAACTGGGCGCCGGTGCGGTGCGTGGTGTCGGCGGCACGCGCAATTGCGACTGGTGGTTTACCGACCAGGCGGTATTGCTCGACACCGCAGGCCGCTATACCACCCAGGACAGCAATTCCACGGTGGATAAAGCCGCCTGGCTGGGCTTTCTCGACCTGCTGAAAAAGCAGCGCTCGCGTCGCCCGATCGATGGTGCCTTTATCGCGATCAGCCTGTCTGACCTGCTGCTGGGCACCGACGCCGAACGCGCCGCCCATGCGGCGGCGATCCGCCTGCGTATCCAGGAGCTGTACACCCAATTGGGCGTGCGTTTCCCGATCTACCTGATGCTGACCAAGCTCGACCTGGTGCCGGGCTTCATGGAGTTCTTCGACAACCTGAGCAAGGAAGAACGCGCCCAGGTGTGGGGCATGACCTTTGCCCTGGATGACGGCAAGAACAGCGACAGCCCGCTGGCCCACCTGCAAAGCGAATTCGCCGGCCTGGAACAGCGCCTCAACGAACGCCTGGTGGAGCGCCTGCAACAGGAGCGCGACCCGGCGCGGCGCGACCTGATCTACGGTTTCCCGCAACAGTTCGGCGCCCTGAAGGATTGCCTGCAAAGCTTCCTCGAAGGTGTATTCAAGCCCAACGCCTTTGAAGAACGCGTGTTGCTGCGCGGGGTGTACTTCACCAGCGGTACCCAGGAAGGCAGCCCGATTGACCGCCTGATTGGCGCCATGGCCCAGAGCATGAACCTGGACCGCCAGCACCTGGCGCGCCAGAGCGGTACCGGGCGCAGTTACTTCATCGAAAAACTCTTCACCGCCGTGGCTTTTGCCGAACGTGGACTGGTGGGTGTGAACCCGAAAGTTGAGCGCCGGCGCAAGTGGATCGCACGCGGTGTGCTCGCGGCCACCGTGGCCTTGGTGATCGTGGTCAGCAGCTTGTGGTGGGTGAGTTATCGCGCCAACCAGGCGTATATCGCCCAGGTCGATCAGAAGGTCGCGCCCCTGGGCCAGACCGTCCAGAACCTCAGCCCGGCGCAGCGCGAAGTGCTGGCCGTGCTACCGCTGCTCAATGCGGTGAAGAACCTGGCAGGCGATTCGCCCAACTGGTCCGAGGGCCTTGGGCTGTATCAAGGCGACATGCTGGAAGCCGAGTCCGCCAGCGTCTACCGCAAGCTGCTGATCGCGGTCTTCGCGCCACGCCTGGTGACGCGTATCGAAGAGCAACTGCACGGCGGCGGCAATTCCGACTTCCTTTACGAGGGCCTCAAGGCCTACCTGATGCTCGCCGACACCGAGCATTACGACCCGGACTTCATCAAGGCCTGGATCGCCCTCGATTGGGACCGCAACCTGCCCCGTGACCTGCCCGCCGATCAGCGCCAGGCGCTGGCCGGGCACCTGCAGGCGTTGTTCGAACGGCACCCGCCGAGCGCACGCCTCGATCCGCGTTTGATCGAAGACCTGCGTCGCCAGTTGCAACAACTGCCGGTGGCCCAGCGCGTCTACGACCGGGTCAAGCGTCAGAAATTGCCTGAAGGCATCCCGGACTTCCGCATCAACGAAGCCGCCGGCCGTGATGCTGCGCTGGTGTTCAGCCGCAAAAGTGGCAAGCCGCTGGGTGAGCCGCTGAGTGGTTTCTTTACCGCCAAGGGCTATCGCCAGGCGTTCCTGCTGAGCAGCCTGAACCAGACCGGTACCCTGGCCGAAGAGCAATGGGTACTGGGCCGTGAGCAGGCCGACCAGCAGAACGTGGTCAGCCTGGCCGCCGATGTGCGTCGCCTGTACTTCCAGGACTACCAGCGCCAGTGGGATGCGTTGCTCGCCGACATCGACTTTGTACCGATCACCAGCGTGGCCCAGGCAGCCGATGTGCTGCGGGTGATTTCCGGACCCACCTCGCCGCTGAAAAAACTGCTGGTGGCGGTGGCCAAGGAAACCGACCTGCAAGCGGAAGAGCGCCAATTGGCCGCCAAGGGTGTACCGGTGGAAGGTGGGGTGGACAAGCTCAAGGAGCGCCTGGGCAGCCTGCTCGGCCAGGAGCAACCGACCGCGAATGCCCCGGCCGCCGCGGATGATCCGGTGACCGCACACTTCGCCGAACTCAACAGCATCGTCAGCAAGAACGAAGGCGAACCGGCTGCCATCGACGGCCTGTTGTCGGACATGAATGCGCTATATGTGCAGGTCAGCGCCATGGTCGGTGCCAGCGGCGACGCCTTGCTGGGTGAGGCGAAGAACCAGGCGGCGGCTGCGGCCACGCGGGTCAGCCTGAATGCCGAGCGCCAGCCCCCTTTGGTGCAAGGCATGGTCAAGTCGGTGGTCAACTCCACCACCAACAGCATGATGGGCGGTGTGCGTAACCAACTGAACGCGGCCTGGGTCAGCGAAGTGGTCAACGTGTATCGTCAGTCCCTGGCAGGGCGCTACCCGATGTCGCCGGGCAGTACGCGTGACGCCACCCTGGATGACTTCGGGCAGTTCTTTGGCGTGGGCGGGGTGATGGACAATTACTTCCGCAAGTACCTGCAGCCGTATGTGGACACCTCGGCGCAGACCTGGCGCTGGCAGCCGGGCGCGGCGCAGAAGCTCGGGATTGCACCGGGCGTGCTGCAAACCTTCCAGCGTGCCGCGACGATCCGCGATGCGTTCTTCCGCTCCGGGGGTACCCAACCCATCGTGCGCTTCGAACTCAAGCCAGTGTCGATGGACCCGAGCATTACCCAGTTCCTGCTTGACCTTGACGGCCAGCAACTGAGCTACGACCACGGCCCGAGCCGCCCGGTGGCGATGCAATGGCCAAACCCCGGCAGCATTGGTGTGGTGCGAATTTCCATCATGCCGCCGTCGGCCAGTGGCCGCTCCGGTGTGACCCTGGATGGCCCGTGGGCTTGGTTCCGCCTGTTGGAGCAATCGGACCTTACCGCCGGCAACTCGCCTGATCGCTTTAACCTGCGCCTGCGTGTGGATGGGGCGAGCATCGCCTACGAGTTGCGCGCCAACAGCGCCTTCAATCCGTTCAAGAGTCGCGTGCTCAGCGGCTTCAGCCTGCCGGAGCGGTTATGACGACGCTGGGTTTCTACGGCAAGTTGGCCAGTCGTGGGGACTTTGTCAGCCGCGCCTTGCCCCAGAGCTTTATTGGCCCATGGGACAGCTGGTTGGCGGCGGGTTTGCTCGCCAGCCAGCAGAGCCTGGGCGCCGAGTGGCTCAACGTGTACCTGGTCAGCCCGCTGTGGCGCTTTGTGTTGGCGCCGGGTGTGTGCGGACCGAACGCGGCGGCGGGCGTGGTGATGCCGAGCATCGATCGGGTGGGGCGGTATTTCCCGCTGGCGGTGGTGGCCTTGCTCGATCACGACACCAACCCGGCTTCTCTGGTGGGCGGTCCGGACACCTGGTTCGAACAGGCCGAAGAGCTGTTGCTCGGCACCCTCGATGCCGACGCTACCTTTGAACGCTTCAACGATGGCCTCGACAGCTTGGGCTTGCCGGCGATTGAGCCGCGAGCGGTCGACAGCCGTTTCGCCGGCCTGCAACGTGTGGCCGCCACCGAGCCCCACCAGCGCATGACCGCGCTCGCCGAACAGGCCTGCGACGGTGCCAGCCTGTGGTGGGGCCGTGGTTCGCAGACGATTTCCCCTGGTTTATTGCGGTGTCAGGGCCTGCCCGCCACCGGCGATTTTGCGCAGTTTTTGCTCGGACAAGAGGGTGTGATGTAGATGGGGGCGACGTATGTATCCGCGAGCAAAAGCCATGTGGGCATGGTCCGCCAGGTCAACGAAGACGCCTGCCTGGACCTGCCGGAAAACCGCCTGTGGGTGGTGGCCGACGGCATGGGCGGGCATGCGGCGGGGGATTACGTCAGCAGCCTGATCGTCGACAGCTTGCGCAGCGTGCCGCTGGGTCGGTCCCTCGAGGAATACTCGGCGGCCTTGCGCAATGACCTGCTCCGTATCAATGCCGCCGTGCGTGAAGAAACCGCCAACCGTGGTGTGACCATGATGGGCAGCACCGTGGTGGTGCTCGCCGCCCGCGGCTTGCGCGGTGTGTGCCTGTGGGCTGGTGACAGTCGCCTGTACCGCCTGCGCGACGGCGTGCTCGAAGGTATCTCCCGCGACCACAGCTACGTGCAGGACCTGCAAGACAGCGGCCTGCTCAGCGAAGCCGACGCGCGCGTGCACCCGCGCGCCAACATCGTCACCCGCGCCATTGGCGTAGAGGCCCAGTTGGAACTGGCGGTGGTCGACCTGTTGATCGCCCCGGGTGACAGCTACCTGCTGTGCAGCGATGGCCTGAACAAGACCGTCGAAGACCATGAGATCCGCGAAGTGCTCAGCCACGACGCGCCGGACGAAATCGTGCGCAGCCTGGTGCACCTGGGGCTTAACCGCGGCGCGCCGGACAACATCACCGCCATCGTCGTGAAGGTATCGGCATGAACATTGTGATTCCGGGCTACGACATCGAAGGCGAGATCGGCGAAGGCGCCATGGCCAGCGTGTACCTGGCGACCCAGCGCTCGCTGGAGCGCAAGGTGGCGTTGAAAGTGATGGCGGCGGCGCTGGCGGCCGACCCGAGTTTCTGCGAACGCTTCCTGCGCGAGGGCAAGACCCTGGCGCGCTTGTCGCACCCGCATACGGTGACCATCCATGACATCGGCAATGTCGGTGAGCTGTACTACATGGCCATGGAGTACCTGCCCAACGGCACGCTCAAGGAGCGCATCGCCGCGGGCCTGACGCCAGAGCAGGGCGTGACGTTGATTCGCCAGATTGCCTCGGCGCTGGGCTATGCGCATGCCCAGGGGTTGGTGCACCGCGACGTCAAGCCGGCGAACATCCTGTTCCGTGCTGACGGCACTGCGGTGTTGTCGGACTTCGGTATCGCCAAGTCCCTGGACGACCGTACCCAGTTCACCCAGGCCGGGTTTGCGGTGGGCACGCCGAGCTACATGAGTCCGGAGCAGGCACGGGGCCAGGAGATCGATGGCCGTGCCGACCTCTACGCGCTGGGCGTGGTGCTGTATGAAATCCTCGTCGGCAAGCTGCCGTATAACGGCACCGATGCGCTGTCCACGGCGCTGGCGCACCTGACCGAACCCTTGCCGGAGTTGCCGGTGCACCATGGCCGTTATCAGGGTGTGCTGCGCAAGCTGTTGGCCAAGGACCCGGCGGAGCGTTTCCCGGATGCGGCGGCGTTGCTGGCGGCACTGGACCAGCTGCCGGCGGACTCGCCAGAGGCCACGCTGGTGCGGCCGTTGCCGATCCCGCTGAGTTTTGATCTGGCGGGCATGACGCCCGTCACCATCGACATCCCGACCGACAAACCCCAGCCGCAACCGGTGCGCCAGCCGGTGGTGACACCGACCCAGCATAACGCCGTGTCCGAGCAGCGCCGTGGGCCGGTGTTGGCACTGGCCGCCGTGGCGGTGGCCGTGGCATTGGCCATTGGTGGCGGCAGCTACTGGTGGTTGAGCGGCCGTGATGAACCGGCCAAGCCGCCGGTTGCCGTCGTGCCGCAGGCCAAGCCGCCTGCGGCGGTAGCCGAAGTGCCACAAGCAACGCCACCCGTGGCGGTGGCTGAAGTGGATGGCGGCCAACGTCCGTTGTTGATGGCCGGCAAGAGGACCCTGTTCCAGCGTGTCCTCAGCAAGCCCGGCGCCAAACTGTCGAATGAGGCCGGCAGCACGTCGGGCAAGGCCCTGCCGGCGTTCTCCGTGCTCTACGTGTATCAGCGCAAAGACGTCGACGGCAGCCCGTGGGTTCGTGTCGGCGCCGCCACCGATGGCCGCAGCGACGGTTGGTTGCCCGCCGCCCAGGTCAGCGACTGGAAGCAAAGCCTGGTGCTCAAGTTCACCGAGCGCTCCGGCCGGGCGCCGGTGATGTTCCTGCGCCAATCCGCCGAAGTGGAAAAGCTGCTGGCTGATCCTGCCGCGGCCAAAGGCGTGTTGGCCAAGGCGCAGAAAAACAGCGAAGACAACGGCCAGGTCCTGGCCTTGGAGCCGGCTGCCAGTGCGGTGCCGCAGAACCAGTTCTACCTGTTGCCGATCTTCGACTCCAAAGAGAGCTTCGACGAAAACGGCCAGCCGGTGCAGTTGCTGAATGTCGCGTCCATCGACCCTGGCAGCAGCGCGGCCGCCAAGCCTGCAACGCCGGTGATGAGCGCCAATGCCGACGCCTTCCGCACCGCCGTGGTGCTGGTGGTCGATACCACCGTTTCCATGCAGCCCTATATCGACCAGGTTCGCGACGTGGTGCACGAACTGCAAACCCGCATTGCCGAGCGTGGCGAACTGGACAGTGTCAGCTTCGGCCTGGTCGGTTTTCGCAACAGCATCAAGAAAACCCCGGGCCTGGAATACGTGGCCAAGACCTTGATCAGCCTTGACCAGGGCCGCGACCCGCAACGCTTTCTCGACATGGCGCGCCAGGTCAAGGCGTCCACGGTGTCCAGCCATTCCTTCAACGAAGATGCGTTTGCCGGGGTGATGCAGGCCGTGGAAGGCATGGACTGGTCCGGCTATGGCGGGCGGATCATCCTGCTGGTCACCGACGCTGGCGCCCTGCGCAAGAACGACCCGTTCGCCGCCACTCAGATGAACGAAGCCGAAGTGCGCCAGGCCGCGCTGGGCAAGCAGATCAAGATCTACGCCCTGCACCTGCGCACCGACGCTGGCAAGAAAACCCACGCCGGCGCCGAGAGCCAATACCGTGTCCTCACCGCCGACGCCAACCCACAGATCGGCGACCTGTACACGCCGGTACCGGGGGGGGATGTGCGCAAGTTGGGTGAGCGGGTCGATGAGATCGGCACGGTGTTCGCCAACCTAGTGCACCAAGTGCGCAGCAACACGCCGCAGCCGGTGCCGTTGCTGAGTGGCGCGCCGAGCCTGGCGGATAAATCCGCGGCGGTCGGCTATGCCATGCACATGGACTTCCTCGGCCGCAAAGCCGCGAGCCAGGCGCCGCAACTGGTCAGCGCCTGGACCGCCGACCGCGACCTGACCAACCCGGCACTGCCGGCGTTCCAGGTGTGTGTGATGTTGACCAAATTGCAGCTCAATGACCTGCAACAGTCGCTGAAACTGATCGTCGATGCCGCGCGCAAAACCCAGACTTCACCCAAGGATTTCTTCCAGGAAATCGCCAGCGCCTCAGCCTATATGAGCCGTGATCCGCAAGCCCTGCGCAAGGGCGGCAACCTGGCCGATGGCGGGATTCTCGGCGAGTACCTGGAAGGCCTGCCGTACCGCAGCAAGTCGCTGAATATGACCCAGGATTTGTGGTTGTCGTTGAGCGTGGCCGAGCAGGAAGACTTTATCGACGAGCTGGATTCGAAGATCCGCCTCTACGAAACCTTCCACAATGACGTGGCCAACTGGGTCCGTTTCGGCGATGCCGAGCCGGGTGATGCGTTGTACCGCGTACCCTTGTCGACGCTGCCGTAATGCTGAACCTGAGTGCGGTGCACAAGAGCCGGGGTGTCGGCAGCCAGCGTTACAGCTTGGTGATCCCGGCGCTGCACCTGCGTGCCGGGGAGCAGTTGGCGATTGTCGGGCCGAGCGGGTGCGGCAAGAGCACCTTGCTGGATCTGCTGGCGCTGGTATTGGCGCCTGATCAGGTGGGCCGGTTCGAATTCAATCAGCAGGACATTGGCGGGCTGTGGCGTGCCGATCAGCAATCCACCCTGGCCGCGCTGCGCAGCCAACACCTGGGCTATGTGCTGCAAACCGGCGGGCTGCTGGGCTTTCTGGATGTACGCAGCAATATCGCGCTGTCGCGGCAACTGCTGGGGTTGAAGGACGATGGCAGCGTGGCGCGCCTGGCTGAACAGCTGGAGATCAGCGACCAGTTGGCCAAGAAGCCGGCGGCCCTGTCAGTGGGCCAGCGCCAACGCGTGAGCTGCGCGCGCGCTTTGGCCCATGCGCCGC
This genomic window contains:
- the tssM gene encoding type VI secretion system membrane subunit TssM, with translation MKAFFSFMIRWVIPVLGLIALSLIIWFVGPLLDGLVPEGRRWALIVLIFAVWIAYRVFRIIQARRQAAEVMRSLAAETPADPNSVATAEELSSLRQRMDEALALLKKAKLGGDERRNLYELPWYVIIGPPGSGKTTALVNSGLHFPLAAQLGAGAVRGVGGTRNCDWWFTDQAVLLDTAGRYTTQDSNSTVDKAAWLGFLDLLKKQRSRRPIDGAFIAISLSDLLLGTDAERAAHAAAIRLRIQELYTQLGVRFPIYLMLTKLDLVPGFMEFFDNLSKEERAQVWGMTFALDDGKNSDSPLAHLQSEFAGLEQRLNERLVERLQQERDPARRDLIYGFPQQFGALKDCLQSFLEGVFKPNAFEERVLLRGVYFTSGTQEGSPIDRLIGAMAQSMNLDRQHLARQSGTGRSYFIEKLFTAVAFAERGLVGVNPKVERRRKWIARGVLAATVALVIVVSSLWWVSYRANQAYIAQVDQKVAPLGQTVQNLSPAQREVLAVLPLLNAVKNLAGDSPNWSEGLGLYQGDMLEAESASVYRKLLIAVFAPRLVTRIEEQLHGGGNSDFLYEGLKAYLMLADTEHYDPDFIKAWIALDWDRNLPRDLPADQRQALAGHLQALFERHPPSARLDPRLIEDLRRQLQQLPVAQRVYDRVKRQKLPEGIPDFRINEAAGRDAALVFSRKSGKPLGEPLSGFFTAKGYRQAFLLSSLNQTGTLAEEQWVLGREQADQQNVVSLAADVRRLYFQDYQRQWDALLADIDFVPITSVAQAADVLRVISGPTSPLKKLLVAVAKETDLQAEERQLAAKGVPVEGGVDKLKERLGSLLGQEQPTANAPAAADDPVTAHFAELNSIVSKNEGEPAAIDGLLSDMNALYVQVSAMVGASGDALLGEAKNQAAAAATRVSLNAERQPPLVQGMVKSVVNSTTNSMMGGVRNQLNAAWVSEVVNVYRQSLAGRYPMSPGSTRDATLDDFGQFFGVGGVMDNYFRKYLQPYVDTSAQTWRWQPGAAQKLGIAPGVLQTFQRAATIRDAFFRSGGTQPIVRFELKPVSMDPSITQFLLDLDGQQLSYDHGPSRPVAMQWPNPGSIGVVRISIMPPSASGRSGVTLDGPWAWFRLLEQSDLTAGNSPDRFNLRLRVDGASIAYELRANSAFNPFKSRVLSGFSLPERL
- a CDS encoding DotU family type VI secretion system protein is translated as MHPNDDDRTQFMPRPGGRAPEPVRAEPAPLSMPAAPILTGKSQGLNPLESAAGPLLALLTRLRNTIAHPAPASLRAQLLAYLRQFEERAEAAGVARNEVLLARYALCTALDEAVLSTPWGSTSDWGKQSLLITVHNEAWGGEKVFQLLDHCLQSPRERLYLLELLYLCMCLGFEGRYRVINDGRSQLEALRERTAAAIRSARGDHERELSPHWRGVSVARDRLAQFMPPWIAVAIGLALLLALLFGLRMKLASDAEPVFKNIHALGEIPVQAIDRPVAQPKVIERPRLAGFLAEDIKAGRVAVEDQVDRSVVTIRGDELFASASSSIVDDYQPLMLRIADAIRKVKGQVRVTGHSDNRPIATLRFPSNWALSEARAKSVLDILAAKTGQGDRFSAEGRSDTEPVATNATAEGRARNRRVEITVLAEGVE
- a CDS encoding serine/threonine-protein kinase translates to MNIVIPGYDIEGEIGEGAMASVYLATQRSLERKVALKVMAAALAADPSFCERFLREGKTLARLSHPHTVTIHDIGNVGELYYMAMEYLPNGTLKERIAAGLTPEQGVTLIRQIASALGYAHAQGLVHRDVKPANILFRADGTAVLSDFGIAKSLDDRTQFTQAGFAVGTPSYMSPEQARGQEIDGRADLYALGVVLYEILVGKLPYNGTDALSTALAHLTEPLPELPVHHGRYQGVLRKLLAKDPAERFPDAAALLAALDQLPADSPEATLVRPLPIPLSFDLAGMTPVTIDIPTDKPQPQPVRQPVVTPTQHNAVSEQRRGPVLALAAVAVAVALAIGGGSYWWLSGRDEPAKPPVAVVPQAKPPAAVAEVPQATPPVAVAEVDGGQRPLLMAGKRTLFQRVLSKPGAKLSNEAGSTSGKALPAFSVLYVYQRKDVDGSPWVRVGAATDGRSDGWLPAAQVSDWKQSLVLKFTERSGRAPVMFLRQSAEVEKLLADPAAAKGVLAKAQKNSEDNGQVLALEPAASAVPQNQFYLLPIFDSKESFDENGQPVQLLNVASIDPGSSAAAKPATPVMSANADAFRTAVVLVVDTTVSMQPYIDQVRDVVHELQTRIAERGELDSVSFGLVGFRNSIKKTPGLEYVAKTLISLDQGRDPQRFLDMARQVKASTVSSHSFNEDAFAGVMQAVEGMDWSGYGGRIILLVTDAGALRKNDPFAATQMNEAEVRQAALGKQIKIYALHLRTDAGKKTHAGAESQYRVLTADANPQIGDLYTPVPGGDVRKLGERVDEIGTVFANLVHQVRSNTPQPVPLLSGAPSLADKSAAVGYAMHMDFLGRKAASQAPQLVSAWTADRDLTNPALPAFQVCVMLTKLQLNDLQQSLKLIVDAARKTQTSPKDFFQEIASASAYMSRDPQALRKGGNLADGGILGEYLEGLPYRSKSLNMTQDLWLSLSVAEQEDFIDELDSKIRLYETFHNDVANWVRFGDAEPGDALYRVPLSTLP
- the tagF gene encoding type VI secretion system-associated protein TagF encodes the protein MTTLGFYGKLASRGDFVSRALPQSFIGPWDSWLAAGLLASQQSLGAEWLNVYLVSPLWRFVLAPGVCGPNAAAGVVMPSIDRVGRYFPLAVVALLDHDTNPASLVGGPDTWFEQAEELLLGTLDADATFERFNDGLDSLGLPAIEPRAVDSRFAGLQRVAATEPHQRMTALAEQACDGASLWWGRGSQTISPGLLRCQGLPATGDFAQFLLGQEGVM
- a CDS encoding ABC transporter ATP-binding protein; the encoded protein is MLNLSAVHKSRGVGSQRYSLVIPALHLRAGEQLAIVGPSGCGKSTLLDLLALVLAPDQVGRFEFNQQDIGGLWRADQQSTLAALRSQHLGYVLQTGGLLGFLDVRSNIALSRQLLGLKDDGSVARLAEQLEISDQLAKKPAALSVGQRQRVSCARALAHAPQLVLADEPTASLDPLNAERVMQALLAQAREHRAACVIATHDEPLARASGLQVRRISCRRDADGGVTATLGEAC
- a CDS encoding PP2C family protein-serine/threonine phosphatase, yielding MGATYVSASKSHVGMVRQVNEDACLDLPENRLWVVADGMGGHAAGDYVSSLIVDSLRSVPLGRSLEEYSAALRNDLLRINAAVREETANRGVTMMGSTVVVLAARGLRGVCLWAGDSRLYRLRDGVLEGISRDHSYVQDLQDSGLLSEADARVHPRANIVTRAIGVEAQLELAVVDLLIAPGDSYLLCSDGLNKTVEDHEIREVLSHDAPDEIVRSLVHLGLNRGAPDNITAIVVKVSA